The Cherax quadricarinatus isolate ZL_2023a chromosome 66, ASM3850222v1, whole genome shotgun sequence genome window below encodes:
- the LOC128704128 gene encoding 26S proteasome regulatory subunit 10B has protein sequence MTADREQCLSDYRRRLIEHREVDSKLRKLREEKKELDKQYDKSENDLKALQSVGQIVGEVLKQLTEEKFIVKATNGPRYVVGCRRQLDKGKLKSGTRVALDMTTLTIMRYLPREVDPLVYNMSHEDPGDVTYNKIGGLAEQIRELREVIELPLLNPELFHRVGINPPKGCLLYGPPGTGKTLLARAVASQLDCNFLKVVSSAIVDKYIGESARLIREMFNYARDHQPCIIFMDEIDAIGGRRFSEGTSADREIQRTLMELLNQMDGFDSLGQVKMIMATNRPDTLDPALLRPGRLDRKIEIALPNEQARLEILKIHSGPITKRGEIDYEAVVKLSDGFNGADLRNVCTEAGLFAIRNERDYVIEEDFMKAVRKVSDNKKLETKLDYKPI, from the exons ATGACTGCTGACCGGGAGCAATGTCTCTCAGATTATCGTCGGAGGCTGATAGAGCACCGCGAAGTCGACTCAAAACTAAGGAAGT TgagagaggagaagaaagagTTAGACAAGCAATATGATAAGAGTGAGAATGACCTCAAGGCTCTGCAGAGTGTTGGCCAGATTGTTGGAGAAGTTTTAAAGCAGCTTACTGAAGAAAAATTCATTGTGAAAGCTACAAATGGCCCTCGTTATGTTGTGGGTTGCAGACGCCAACTTGATAAGGGCAAACTCAAG TCTGGTACACGTGTGGCACTGGACATGACAACTCTAACAATCATGAGGTACCTACCCCGTGAAGTTGACCCTCTTGTGTACAATATGAGCCATGAAGATCCTGGTGATGTCACATACAACAAAATTGGAGGTTTGGCTGAACAGATTCGTGAACTTAGAGAG GTAATTGAGCTACCTCTGCTTAACCCAGAACTCTTCCATAGAGTAGGAATCAATCCACCCAAGGGATGCTTGCTCTATGGACCTCCAGGTACAGGGAAGACACTCTTAGCACGAGCTGTTGCCTCGCAGCTTGATTGCAACTTTCTAAAG GTTGTATCAAGTGCTATTGTAGATAAGTACATTGGAGAATCAGCTCGGCTTATTCGTGAGATGTTCAATTATGCTCGTGACCACCAGCCATGTATAATCTTTATGGACGAGATTGATGCTATTGGTGGAAGGAGGTTTTCTGAAGGAACGTCAGCTGACCGAGAGATTCAACGTACACTCATGGAGTTGCTCAATCAAATGGATGGCTTCGATTCTCTGGGTCAA GTAAAAATGATTATGGCCACCAATCGTCCAGACACACTGGATCCTGCCTTACTGCGTCCTGGACGTCTTGATAGAAAGATTGAAATTGCCCTTCCCAATGAACAAGCTAGATTGGAAATTCTCAAAATTCATTCTGGACCAATCACCAAGCGAGGAGAAATTG ATTATGAAGCAGTGGTGAAACTCTCTGATGGCTTTAATGGTGCTGATCTTCGTAACGTATGTACTGAAGCAGGTCTCTTTGCCATCCGGAATGAGCGTGATTATGTCATAGAAGAAGATTTTATGAAAGCTGTGCGTAAGGTTTCAGATAATAAGAAATTAGAAACTAAGCTAGATTACAAACCAATTTAA
- the LOC128704129 gene encoding uncharacterized protein: MSSTVVPAPDRENTSAHLGNKMKQFQGTGSHSKYGALPTVTSHAQKKFGLPIGGSQTGQRSFGDISNRIGTVATKNQSAANKKIQNQSANENWQSFSSSTEKNLQPEPEFFPEITETEDYFDIFPSSLHFSDEHLSQLVKFWELCRLPELSTLPSAIQSSPPRHLSLSSVQDKEPVYLEPVLEEIYDLPPPPWE, translated from the exons ATGTCGTCAACTGTGGTGCCAGCCCCAGACAGAGAAAATACCAGTGCTCATTTAGGAAACAAGATGAAGCAGTTTCAAGGAACTGGTAGCCACAGTAAATATG GAGCATTGCCAACTGTGACCAGTCATGCACAGAAAAAATTTGGCCTGCCAATAGGGGGTTCTCAAACTGGTCAGCGATCATTTGGAGACATCAGTAACAGAATTGGCACAGTGGCTACTAAAAACCAGAGTGCTGCCAATAAAAAAATTCAAAACCAGTCTGCAAATGAGA ATTGGCAAAGTTTCTCATCTTCCACTGAAAAGAATTTACAACCAGAACCTGAATTCTTCCCTGAAATAACAGAAACAGAAG ATTACTTTGACATTTTTCCATCGTCCCTCCATTTTTCGGATGAACACCTCTCGCAGCTCGTTAAATTCTGGGAATTGTGCCGTCTACCTGAATTGAGCACTCTTCCTTCTGCCATTCAGAGTTCGCCCCCAAGGCATCTTTCATTGAGTAGCGTTCAAG ATAAAGAGCCTGTCTATTTGGAGCCGGTCTTGGAGGAGATATACgacttgccaccaccaccatgggaATAA